Below is a window of Frigoribacterium sp. SL97 DNA.
GTGCCCGCCGTGCTCGCCTCGCGGGCGGACGGCCTGCTCGTCCTCGAACGCGTCCCGGGGGTGCCGGCCGGGCAGCGCGTCGTCGAGCTCGTCGACGACCCGCGGTTCGTCGAGCAGATGGTCGACCTCGGGACGCGCATCGCCCGCGTCGACGTGGTGGCGCGGGCGCAGTCCGACGCCCTCGACCACGGAGCCTGGCACCGCTCGACGCTGCGCGCCGCGCTGCCCGACCGGGCGACCGAGATCGACGGCCTCTACGACGAGATCGACCGGCGCCGCGCCTCCTCCGCCTCGGACGCCCTCGCCGTGATCCACGGCGACCTGCACCTCGAGCAGCTCTTCGTGCACCCGTCCGAGCCGTGGCGGGTCACCGGTCTGCTCGACGTCGACACCGCGGGGCTCGGGCACCCGGCGCGCGACGCGGCGGCCCTCGTCGCCCATCTGGTCGTGACGGGACAGTGGCACCGGGGCAACGGCGACGAGGCCGAGGCCCGGGCCTGCGAACGCCTCGCCGACGACGTGACGCGCGCCTGGGTCGAACGCCTGCCCGGCCTGGCCGACCGGCTCGCGCCGGGCGTCGCGTCGCAGCTGCTCGCCCACGCCGGCGGACAGGCCACGCTCGGCACCGACACGGGCCGCCGCAAGGCCGTCCAGCTGATCGGTGCCGCCGCGGGCACCCTCGCCCGCCCCGCCTGACCGCCCGCCCCTCCGCCGCCCACCCACGGACGGGTCCGCCGCGCACCCACGGACGGGCCGACGGGCCTACCGTGGCGCGCAGCACCCACCCGCGCACCCGGAGGCCCCCATGCCGTCACCCTGGCTCGACGCCGCTCCCGACGTCACCACCGACAGGATCGACCCCGAGACCGTCTACGACGACGTGATCGTCGGCGGGGGCCTGACCGGACTCGTCACCGCCTTGTTGTTCGCGCGTCGCGGTCACCGGGTCGCCGTCCTGGAGGCGCGCACGGTGGGCAACGTCGCGAGCGGCAGCGGGTCCGCGTCGATGTCGCTGCTGCAGGGCAGGCAGCTCCAGCGCATCCGCACGAACACGTACCAGAGCGTCGTCGACGCCTACGTCGCGGCCAACCGGGCGGGCTTCGACTGGATGGTCGACTACCTCGACGAGGCCGGCGTCGAGGTCGAGCGCCGGGACGCCTTCAGCTACGCGACGACCCGGGCCGGGATCGCCACGGTCGACGACGAGTACCTCGTCGCGAGGAAGGCCGGCCTCCCCGTCGTCAAGGAGTTCGGCCTCGACCTCCCGTTCGGCACGACCGGCGGACTCCGGTTGCCCGACCAGGCGCAGTTCGACCCCGTGCAGGCGATCGTCGCGCTCGTGGCGGACGTCCGGGCGCTCGGTGGCGTCGTCGTCGAGGGGGTGCGCGTCACCGGCATCGACGCGACGAACCCGACGGTGACCCACAGCGACGGTCCCGACGTCCGCGGCCGCCGCGTGCACGTCACGACGGGCAGCCCCGTGCTCGACCGCGGCCTCTACTTCGCCAAGCTCCGCAGCGAGCGCTCCTACGGCCTGGCCTTCGAGGGCGTCGACGACCTGCCGGACGGCATGTACCAGGCGGTCGACGGTCCCACCCGGTCGTTCTCCGCGGTGGGCGACCGCCTCGTGACCGGCGGCAACCGGCACCCGGTGGGTCGCGCCTCCTCGACGATCGCGATGGTCGACGACCTCGCCGAGTGGACGACGCGCCACTGGCCGGGTGCGCGGCCGACCCACTCGTGGAGCGGTCAGGACTACGGCACGCCGCACCACGTGCCGTTCGTCGGCTGGCTGCCGCGGGGTCGGGGTCGGATCTACCTCGCGACCGGGTACGAGCACTGGGGGCTGACGAACGCGGTCCAGGCCGCGATGACCCTCGTGTCGGACGTGCTCGGCGACCCGCAGCCCTGGATGACCACGCTGCACGGGCGGGTCACGACGCCGATCGCCATCGCGTCGGGGATCGGCATCAACGCGGCCGACGCGTGGTGGGCGGCCAAGGGCTGGGCCGGGGCGATGACCCGCCGTCTGGTCGCCGTCGCACCCGCCGAGGGCCAGGGCGAGGTGGGCCGGTCGGGCGGCTTCGCCCCCGTCGCGCGCTCGACCGTCGACGGCGAGGTGTGCACCGTCTCGGCGATCTGCCCGCACCTCGTCGGGATCGTCACCTGGAACGACTCCGAACGGTCGTGGGATTGCCCGCTGCACGGGTCG
It encodes the following:
- a CDS encoding phosphotransferase family protein, whose product is MWPNSAEVLPAAFANSGLTVVAFRPHSVEPSGAGFLYGYEVDTVDPVGATSTVLTFIDTDTRAADESSVLTRDPTTGQPLAVWAYPADPMLPALAGATYPDRVADALAALGVVVTEPRLSVAAYRPGKRAVIRLDAAETTVFLKVVRPDRVAPIVALHEAFRAQGLPVPAVLASRADGLLVLERVPGVPAGQRVVELVDDPRFVEQMVDLGTRIARVDVVARAQSDALDHGAWHRSTLRAALPDRATEIDGLYDEIDRRRASSASDALAVIHGDLHLEQLFVHPSEPWRVTGLLDVDTAGLGHPARDAAALVAHLVVTGQWHRGNGDEAEARACERLADDVTRAWVERLPGLADRLAPGVASQLLAHAGGQATLGTDTGRRKAVQLIGAAAGTLARPA
- a CDS encoding FAD-dependent oxidoreductase, with protein sequence MPSPWLDAAPDVTTDRIDPETVYDDVIVGGGLTGLVTALLFARRGHRVAVLEARTVGNVASGSGSASMSLLQGRQLQRIRTNTYQSVVDAYVAANRAGFDWMVDYLDEAGVEVERRDAFSYATTRAGIATVDDEYLVARKAGLPVVKEFGLDLPFGTTGGLRLPDQAQFDPVQAIVALVADVRALGGVVVEGVRVTGIDATNPTVTHSDGPDVRGRRVHVTTGSPVLDRGLYFAKLRSERSYGLAFEGVDDLPDGMYQAVDGPTRSFSAVGDRLVTGGNRHPVGRASSTIAMVDDLAEWTTRHWPGARPTHSWSGQDYGTPHHVPFVGWLPRGRGRIYLATGYEHWGLTNAVQAAMTLVSDVLGDPQPWMTTLHGRVTTPIAIASGIGINAADAWWAAKGWAGAMTRRLVAVAPAEGQGEVGRSGGFAPVARSTVDGEVCTVSAICPHLVGIVTWNDSERSWDCPLHGSRFAADGSVLEGPATRGLRRRG